One part of the Gossypium raimondii isolate GPD5lz chromosome 1, ASM2569854v1, whole genome shotgun sequence genome encodes these proteins:
- the LOC105787011 gene encoding uncharacterized protein LOC105787011 produces MLSRVLIDNGSALNVLPLPTLDRLPVDSSHMKTCQNIVRAFDGTERRVMGRIEILLIIGPTTYEVDFLVMDIKPSYNCLLGRPWIHSVGAVLSSLHQKLKLVSEGPLVTISAEEDIIATVTNNAPYVETDDEALGCSFQSLEFMNAMFIIKGDKISVPRISNTTKMGLQLMVGMRALPGRGLRRHLQGRVEAPVLKDKFDRFGLGYRTNMKQKKKEIEKRQERRMARLSGKEVKWGPMTFPHIFETFVSGGIIHPQRRIPVKESINEMLENVHIDAIHEDTNEEGTLLDICPYEPGSVLNNWTAEEIPEVFRAFSESSDINDMSGSAMDLENPFERDMCLDGSQDFGDDIDSNLSPDLLRMIEHEEKQILPYKEVVEIVTFEEGKIVKMGTCITEETKQDFIELLQEFKDVFVWSYQDMPGLNTDIVVQRLPIKDDCKPVQHKLRRMRPDVVLKIKEEVQKQFDAGFLQVVKYSKWVANIVPVPKKDGKVRMCVDYRDLNKASPEDNFPLPHVDTLVDNTARYSLFSFMDGFSRYNQIKMHPEDMTKTTFIALWGTFCYKVMLFGLKNAGATYQRAIVTLFHDMMHKEVEVYVNDMIVKSQAEKEHVQVLRKLFLRLRKFQLKLNPAKCTFGTRSGKLLRFVVSEKGIEIDPDKVKAIPELRLSHTQKKGRGFLGRLNYIARFISQLTEKCDPIFRLVKKHNPGVWDEECQHDETGRKEKAIYYLSKKFTDCEMSQKAVKGSAIADFLASRALEDYEPLDFHLPNEDLMCVATVEQGSQENHPWKLNFDRASNAVGNGIGAVPISPIGDHYPFTSKLDFDCTNNMAEYEACIMGIRGAIERKIKTLEVYGDFALVIYQLNGEWETIDLKLVRYRKLVLELTEEFDDITFHYLPRDENQMLMH; encoded by the exons ATGTTGTCGAGAGTTTTGATTGATAATGGGTCTGCATTGAATGTATTGCCCCTGCCCACCCTAGATAGACTACCTGTGGATAGCTCACATATGAAGACATGTCAGAATATAGTgagggcatttgatggaacTGAAAGAAGGGTtatgggaagaattgagattCTGTTGATAATTGGCCCAACCACTTACGAGGTAGACTTCCTGGTAATGGATATCAAACCTTCCTACAACTGTTTGTTGGGAAGACCTTGGATACACTCGGTAGGGGCTGTGCTGTCATCACTTCATCAGAAGTTGAAATTAGTGTCAGAAGGTCCATTGGTGACGATAAGTGCTGAAGAAGATATCATCGCGACAGTAACTAACAATGCACCATATGTGGAGACCGATGATGAGGCACTAGGATGTTCTTTCCAGTCTTTAGAATTCATGAACGCAATGTTTATTATCAAGGGAGATAAAATCTCGGTACCAAGAATATCCAATACCACGAAGATGGGTTTGCAGTTGATGGTAGGAATGAGAGCCTTGCCAGGAAGAGGTTTGAGAAGGCATCTGCAAGGAAGAGTTGAGGCGCCAGTATTGAAGGACAAGTTTGATCGCTTTGGCCTTGGCTACAGAACaaatatgaaacaaaagaagaaggaaatagAAAAGAGGCAGGAGAGAAGAATGGCACGTTTGAGCGGAAAAGAAGTCAAGTGGGGGCCTATGACCTTTCCCCACATATTCGAGACTTTTGTATCGGGAGGGATTATTCATCCTCAGAGAAGGATACCGGTAAAAGAAAGCATTAATGAGATGCTGGAAAATGTTCACATCGACGCCATTCATGAGGACACAAATGAAGAAGGGACCTTATTGGATATCTGTCCCTATGAACCTGGGAGTGTTTTGaataattggactgcagaagagaTACCCGAAGTTTTTAGAgccttttcaga GTCTTCGGATATTAATGACATGAGTGGCTCTGCGATGGACCTAGAAAACCCTTTTGaacgagacatgtgtttagatgGATCTCAAGACTTTGGAGACGACATAGATAGTAACTTATCTCCAGACCTGTTGAGGATGATAGAGCATGAGgagaaacagatcctaccttatAAGGAAGTGGTGGAGATTGTGACCTTCGAGGAAGGAAAAATAGTAAAGATGGGAACATGCATAACCgaagaaacaaagcaagacTTCATCGAGTTACTTCAGGAGTTCAAGGATGTCTTCgtatggtcataccaagatatgcctgGTCTGAATACTGACATTGTAGTACAACGTCTCCCTATAAAAGATGATTGCAAGCCAGTGCAGCACAAGCTCAGGAGAATGAGGCCTGATGTTGTACTAAAGATAAAGGAAGAGGTGCAAAAACAGTTCGATGCTGGATTCCTACAAGTAGTCAAGTACTCAAAATGGGTGGCCAACATCGTACctgtccctaagaaagatgggaaggtacgaatgtgtgtagacTACAGGGATTTAAATAAGGCCAGCCCAGAAGATAATTTTCCCTTGCCTCACGTCGACACATTGGTGGACAACACGGCAAGatactcattattttcttttatggacGGTTTCTCGAgatataaccaaattaagatgcatcctgaagatatgACGAAGACCACATTCATAGCCCTATGGGGAACCTTCTGTTATAAGGTGATGCTGTTTGGTTTGAAAAATGCCGGAGCTACCTACCAGAGAGCCATAGTGACCCTtttccatgatatgatgcataaaGAAGTAGAGGTCTATGTCAACGACATGATTGTAAAATCTCAGGCAGAGAAGGAACATGTGCAAGTCCTGAGAAAGCTATTTCTAAGGTTAAGAAagttccagctcaagcttaaccCAGCCAAGTGTACCTTTGGGACTAGGTCCGGAAAGCTTCTAAGGTTTGTAGTCAGTGAAAAAGGGATtgagattgacccagacaaagtcaaaGCAATACCAGAATTGCGTCTGTCGCATACTCAAAAGAAGGGTCGAGGTTTTCTAGGAAGACTAAATtatattgctcggttcatttcacaactaactgaGAAATGCGATCCCATATTTCGTCTCGTAAAGAAGCATAACCCAGGTGTATGGGATGAAGAAT gccaacatgatgagacgGGGAGGAAAGAGAAGGCGATATACTATCttagtaagaaattcactgactGCGAAATGAG TCAGAAGGCTGttaaagggagtgcaatagcagaCTTTTTAGCTAGTCGAGCTTTAGAAGACTATGAACCTCTGGATTTTCATCTCCCAAATGAAGACTTGATGTGCGTGGCAACTGTTGAACAAGGTTCTCAAGAAAATCATCCTTGGAAACTAAATTTCGATAGAGCTTCAAATGCCGTAGGaaatgggattggggcagtccCGATATCCCCAATCGGAGACCACTATCCTTTCActagtaaattggattttgattgcacaaataatatggcCGAATATGAAGCATGCATCATGGGCATCCGTGGAGCTATAGAACGTAAAATTAAGACGTTAGAGGTATATGGGGACTTTGCgttggtaatataccaactcAATGGTGAATGGGAGACGATAGACCTCAAATTAGTCAGGTATCGAAAGTTGGTCCTCGAATTGACGgaagagtttgatgacattactTTCCACTACCTCCCACGAGATGAGAACCAAATGCTGATGCATTAG